A genomic window from Cucumis melo cultivar AY chromosome 8, USDA_Cmelo_AY_1.0, whole genome shotgun sequence includes:
- the LOC103502799 gene encoding uncharacterized protein LOC103502799 → MLRHRFLSSLRTRGGAAAGRSRWTSPGHEERPKGYLFNRTPPPPGQSRKWEDWELPCYVTSFLTIVILGVGLNAKPDLTIETWAHQKALERLEMEKLGISGSGSSESD, encoded by the coding sequence ATGCTCCGACACCGCTTTCTCTCTTCACTCCGCACCCGTGGTGGAGCCGCCGCCGGACGGAGCCGGTGGACCAGTCCCGGTCACGAGGAACGCCCCAAGGGCTATCTTTTCAATCGGACACCGCCTCCACCAGGTCAGTCCCGTAAATGGGAGGATTGGGAGCTTCCTTGTTATGTTACTAGTTTTCTTACTATTGTAATTCTTGGCGTTGGCCTCAACGCCAAGCCTGATCTCACAATTGAGACTTGGGCTCACCAGAAAGCCCTTGAGCGCCTTGAGATGGAGAAGCTGGGTATATCTGGCTCTGGATCATCTGAATCTGATTGA